In Luteibacter mycovicinus, a genomic segment contains:
- a CDS encoding prolyl oligopeptidase family serine peptidase, which produces MRAFVPRLLAVSLFVACGAHAATSQAPATPKRMVSETLAGQPVNDPYRWLENPEAADVKQWIDAQNAYTEATIGAMPLGKALSARVRELAITSTTRSSPTLAGGTLFYFENTPPQAQPLLVAKAWPDGPTRTLVDPNQGDGSTAITEYWPSPSGRYLAYGTAEGGSELTTIHILDTTTGKALPDLLPLAGGGTTPQALAWDADEKGVTYARFETPAAGQALREFDAVLAHHTIGEAATKDRTVFGKGYSHVAEYILLEGKGGASTALLANEGDGGPAEVYLRQGKGEFKRVLGRDADVRSAAWVGDRLIVVAFDDAPRGRLVAVGADGKRSDVLAQGDGAIQRVSAMGDGFLVVRSAGPDWWADQYDAKATLIRRVPLPATGITIGGVASEAGQNKALLSYGGWTTPTRWAEYDGASGTLKTVFEVKPAADYSKVKVSRIDGVSKDGTKIPVTVISMDGITPNGKRPTILYSYGGFGLPVTPGFVGANLAWLERGGVLAYANIRGGNEFGEAWHEQGQKQRKQNVFDDFYAASQALIDTNWTDRGHLGILGGSNGGLLMGAALTQHPEQYRAVVGAVGIYDVPRHETAFANGPYNVSEYGSTTDPVIAKAMLAYSPLHNVKAGTKYPAVLLTTGANDPRVAPWQSRKFAAALQDASTSGQPVLLLTRMNAGHGIGAPFSQRVGNAALQLTFFATELGLGE; this is translated from the coding sequence ATGCGCGCCTTTGTCCCCCGCCTGCTCGCCGTGAGCCTGTTCGTCGCCTGCGGTGCCCATGCCGCCACGAGCCAGGCCCCCGCGACGCCGAAGCGCATGGTCTCCGAAACCCTGGCCGGCCAGCCGGTCAACGACCCCTACCGCTGGCTCGAGAACCCCGAAGCCGCCGACGTCAAACAGTGGATCGATGCCCAGAACGCCTACACCGAAGCCACCATCGGCGCGATGCCGTTGGGCAAGGCGCTGAGCGCTCGCGTGCGCGAACTGGCGATCACGTCGACCACGCGCAGTTCGCCGACGCTCGCCGGCGGCACCCTGTTCTACTTCGAGAACACGCCGCCGCAGGCACAACCGCTGCTGGTGGCGAAGGCGTGGCCCGATGGTCCGACGCGCACGCTGGTCGACCCGAACCAGGGTGACGGCAGCACCGCGATCACCGAATACTGGCCGTCGCCCAGCGGCAGGTACCTGGCCTATGGCACGGCGGAAGGCGGCAGCGAACTGACCACCATCCACATCCTCGACACCACGACCGGCAAGGCGTTGCCCGACCTGCTGCCCCTGGCCGGCGGCGGCACCACACCGCAGGCACTCGCCTGGGATGCCGATGAGAAGGGCGTGACCTACGCGCGTTTCGAGACGCCCGCCGCGGGCCAGGCGCTGCGCGAGTTCGACGCGGTGCTCGCGCATCACACGATCGGCGAGGCCGCTACGAAGGACCGCACCGTTTTCGGCAAGGGCTACTCGCATGTCGCCGAGTACATCCTGCTCGAGGGCAAGGGAGGTGCGTCCACCGCGCTGCTCGCCAATGAAGGCGACGGGGGCCCGGCGGAGGTGTACCTGCGGCAGGGCAAGGGTGAGTTCAAGCGTGTGCTGGGCCGCGATGCGGACGTGCGCTCCGCCGCGTGGGTCGGCGACCGCCTGATCGTCGTCGCTTTCGACGATGCGCCGCGTGGCAGACTCGTCGCCGTCGGCGCCGATGGCAAGCGCAGCGATGTGCTCGCCCAGGGTGACGGTGCGATTCAGCGTGTCTCCGCCATGGGCGACGGGTTTCTCGTCGTGCGCAGCGCCGGCCCCGACTGGTGGGCCGATCAGTACGACGCGAAGGCCACCCTGATCCGCCGCGTGCCGTTGCCGGCGACCGGCATCACGATCGGCGGCGTCGCTTCCGAAGCCGGACAGAACAAGGCCTTGCTGAGCTACGGCGGCTGGACCACCCCGACCCGCTGGGCGGAGTACGACGGCGCCAGCGGCACGTTGAAAACCGTGTTCGAGGTAAAGCCCGCCGCGGACTACTCGAAGGTGAAGGTGTCGCGTATCGACGGCGTCTCGAAGGACGGCACGAAGATTCCCGTCACCGTGATTTCGATGGATGGGATCACCCCGAACGGCAAGCGGCCGACCATCCTCTACAGCTATGGCGGTTTCGGCCTTCCGGTAACGCCGGGCTTCGTCGGCGCCAACCTGGCCTGGCTTGAGCGTGGCGGCGTGCTCGCTTACGCCAACATTCGCGGCGGCAACGAGTTCGGTGAAGCGTGGCACGAGCAGGGCCAGAAGCAGCGCAAGCAAAACGTGTTCGACGACTTCTACGCCGCATCGCAGGCGCTGATCGACACGAATTGGACCGACCGCGGCCACCTGGGCATCCTCGGCGGCAGCAACGGCGGCCTGTTGATGGGTGCCGCGCTGACGCAGCATCCGGAGCAGTATCGCGCCGTGGTCGGTGCCGTCGGCATCTATGACGTGCCGCGTCACGAGACGGCTTTTGCGAATGGCCCATACAACGTGAGCGAGTACGGCAGCACGACGGATCCGGTGATCGCGAAGGCGATGCTGGCGTATTCGCCGCTGCACAACGTCAAGGCGGGGACGAAGTATCCGGCGGTGCTGCTCACCACGGGCGCCAACGATCCACGCGTCGCGCCGTGGCAGTCGCGTAAGTTCGCCGCCGCGTTGCAGGACGCCTCGACTTCCGGTCAGCCGGTGCTGTTGCTGACGCGGATGAATGCGGGGCATGGCATCGGTGCGCCTTTCAGCCAGCGGGTGGGTAATGCGGCGCTGCAGCTGACGTTCTTTGCGACGGAACTGGGGCTCGGCGAGTAA
- a CDS encoding S9 family peptidase — protein MRVLAAALLTAFAAAPSLAAPPPPLDMETIMANPDWIGPAVEDAYWGVDGREVYYSLKHDGTPVRDLYRVGANGGVPEGLDPRAAANADGTKLVFDRDRRHAAFIRHGDVFLRDLGTGATVQVTRTEATESQPRFSLDGRLLTFRAGNDWFAYAVAGGPAGKAAVLEEKDDPRAKTSDDLEDDQQKLFSTLRGLRADEAAMKAEKDALAAADPGRAPAPFWLGKNVSVADTSISPDGHWLLVVTQAKDADAGKIADLTHYVTDSGYAEPEATRAYVGRSDPAPQSLRLLDLSTHTSYDLDTKTLPGIGDDPLADLRAKTVAALRKDGKNDRADALAAPKTRPVIVNGEYSPGIVWSDDGHNVAVQLRAIDNKDRWIATVDFGRHTLVSQHRLTDKAWINWDGNDFGWLNDGRTLWYLSEESGFAQLYTRPLGGKATALTSGRFEVDHPVLSPDGGTFYVRSNKVAPYSYDIYRVPSTGGELRRVTQYGSLDDFSLSPDGRSLAVLHSSPYVPSQLSTVSVDGGAPRELTDTRKPGYKAREWIAPKIVEVPSSHGAGTIYAKFYGPADAAAAASRPAVIFVHGAGYLQNVHLSYPAYFREQMFHNLLVQRGYVVLDMDYRASKGYGRDWRTAIYRQMGHPELDDLLDGKAWLVKNQGVDSKRVGIYGGSYGGFMTLIALLRSPGEFAAGAALRPVSDWTSYNHEYTSNILNDPQIDPEAYATSSPINYADKLADPLLIEHGLIDDNVLASDSIRLYQRFIELHKKNFWMSLYPMERHGFVHADSWYDEYRRIDELFRERLERSP, from the coding sequence ATGCGTGTACTTGCCGCCGCCCTGCTCACCGCCTTTGCCGCCGCGCCGTCGCTGGCCGCGCCGCCGCCTCCGCTGGACATGGAGACGATCATGGCGAACCCGGACTGGATCGGGCCGGCGGTGGAAGACGCGTACTGGGGTGTCGATGGCCGCGAGGTGTATTACTCGCTGAAACACGACGGCACGCCGGTGCGCGACCTCTACCGCGTCGGCGCCAACGGCGGAGTGCCGGAGGGCCTCGATCCGAGGGCAGCGGCGAATGCCGACGGCACGAAGCTGGTGTTCGACCGCGACCGTCGCCATGCCGCTTTCATCCGCCACGGTGACGTCTTTCTCCGCGACCTTGGCACGGGCGCCACGGTGCAGGTCACGCGTACCGAAGCGACCGAAAGTCAGCCGCGCTTTTCCCTCGATGGCCGCCTGCTGACCTTCCGCGCGGGCAACGACTGGTTCGCCTATGCCGTTGCCGGTGGCCCCGCTGGCAAAGCGGCGGTGCTCGAGGAAAAGGACGACCCCAGGGCAAAGACCTCCGACGACCTCGAAGACGATCAGCAAAAGCTGTTCTCCACCCTGCGCGGTCTGCGCGCCGACGAGGCGGCAATGAAGGCCGAGAAGGACGCCCTCGCCGCCGCCGACCCCGGCCGTGCGCCCGCGCCCTTCTGGCTGGGTAAGAACGTCAGCGTCGCCGATACCTCGATCTCGCCCGACGGCCATTGGCTCCTCGTCGTCACCCAGGCCAAGGATGCGGACGCCGGCAAGATCGCCGACCTCACCCACTACGTGACCGACTCGGGCTACGCCGAGCCTGAAGCGACGCGCGCGTACGTCGGCCGCAGCGACCCCGCGCCGCAGTCGCTGCGTCTGCTCGACCTGAGCACGCACACCAGCTACGACCTCGACACGAAGACGTTGCCCGGCATCGGCGACGACCCGCTGGCCGACCTGCGCGCGAAGACCGTGGCCGCGTTGCGCAAGGACGGCAAGAACGACCGAGCCGACGCGCTGGCCGCTCCGAAGACACGCCCGGTCATCGTCAACGGTGAATACAGCCCCGGCATCGTCTGGAGCGACGATGGCCATAACGTCGCCGTGCAGCTCCGTGCGATCGACAACAAAGACCGCTGGATCGCCACGGTCGACTTCGGCAGGCACACACTGGTCAGCCAGCACCGCCTGACCGACAAGGCATGGATCAACTGGGATGGCAACGACTTCGGCTGGTTGAACGATGGCCGTACGCTCTGGTACCTGAGCGAAGAATCCGGCTTTGCGCAGCTCTATACCCGTCCGCTGGGCGGCAAGGCCACGGCGCTGACCTCCGGCCGCTTCGAGGTCGACCACCCGGTGCTCAGCCCGGATGGCGGTACGTTCTACGTGCGCAGCAACAAGGTCGCGCCGTACAGCTACGACATCTACCGTGTGCCGTCGACGGGTGGCGAACTGCGCCGTGTCACGCAGTACGGCAGTCTCGACGATTTCTCGCTGTCGCCGGACGGACGTTCGCTGGCGGTGCTGCACTCGTCGCCGTACGTGCCTTCGCAGTTGTCGACCGTTAGCGTCGACGGCGGCGCACCGCGCGAACTCACCGACACGCGAAAGCCGGGCTACAAGGCGCGCGAGTGGATCGCGCCGAAAATCGTCGAAGTGCCGTCGAGCCACGGCGCGGGCACCATCTACGCTAAGTTCTATGGGCCGGCCGACGCTGCGGCAGCCGCATCGCGCCCTGCCGTGATCTTCGTGCACGGAGCGGGCTACCTGCAGAACGTGCACCTGTCGTATCCCGCGTACTTCCGCGAGCAGATGTTCCACAACCTGCTCGTGCAGCGCGGCTACGTCGTGCTCGACATGGATTACCGCGCGTCGAAGGGCTACGGTCGCGACTGGCGCACCGCGATCTACCGCCAGATGGGTCACCCCGAACTGGACGACCTGCTCGACGGCAAGGCATGGCTGGTGAAGAACCAGGGCGTGGACAGCAAGCGCGTGGGCATCTACGGCGGTAGCTACGGCGGCTTCATGACGCTGATCGCCCTGCTGCGCTCGCCGGGCGAGTTCGCTGCCGGTGCCGCGCTGCGTCCGGTCTCCGACTGGACCAGCTACAACCACGAGTACACATCCAACATCCTCAACGATCCGCAGATCGATCCCGAGGCGTATGCGACCAGCTCGCCGATCAACTATGCCGACAAGCTGGCCGACCCGCTGCTGATCGAGCACGGCCTGATTGACGACAACGTGCTGGCGAGCGATTCGATCCGTCTGTACCAGCGCTTCATCGAACTGCACAAGAAAAATTTCTGGATGTCGCTGTATCCGATGGAGCGGCATGGGTTCGTACATGCCGACTCCTGGTACGACGAGTATCGGCGGATCGATGAGCTGTTTCGGGAGCGGCTGGAGCGCAGCCCCTGA